From one Magnolia sinica isolate HGM2019 chromosome 18, MsV1, whole genome shotgun sequence genomic stretch:
- the LOC131232677 gene encoding protein TIC 20-I, chloroplastic-like, translating into MILNGCTMTSATMATKTASFKPVMPKRSYACFSHVPISVICPSASIRSLWGVGQEKKAWPSRGGKELYLSARSAPLLSGDHGSLEHAIPLLPRRHTVGSRAPICPRASKDVPYSFRFPPMMKKPRWWWRALACLPYLMPLHETWMYAETAYHLHPFLEDFEFLTYPFLGAIGRLPSWFLMAYFFAAYLGVVRKKEWPHFFRFHVVMGMLLEIALQVIGTVSRWMPIAVYWGKIGMHFWTAVAFAYLFTVLECMRCALGGMYADIPFVCDAAYIQIPYD; encoded by the exons ATGATTTTGAATGGATGCACCATGACCTCAGCAACCATGGCCACAAAAACTGCCTCTTTTAAGCCTGTGATGCCAAAACGGTCATATGCATGCTTTTCTCATGTACCGATTTCAGTTATTTGCCCAAGTGCAAGCATTAGGAGCTTGTGGGGAGTTGGCCAAGAAAAGAAAGCCTGGCCATCAAGAG GAGGGAAGGAACTTTATCTTTCAGCCAGATCTGCCCCGTTGCTAAGTGGGGACCACGGCAGCCTTGAACATGCAATTCCATTACTACCCAGACGCCATACAGTGGGGTCCAGGGCGCCAATATGTCCTCGAGCATCCAAGGATGTCCCTTACAGCTTCCGCTTCCCACCAATGATGAAGAAGCCAAGGTGGTGGTGGAGGGCCTTAGCTTGCCTCCCCTATCTCATGCCTCTCCACGAGACATGGATGTATGCAGAGACGGCATACCACCTCCACCCCTTTTTGGAAGACTTTGAATTCCTCACATATCCTTTCCTCGGAGCGATTGGACGGTTACCGAGCTGGTTCCTCATGGCCTACTTCTTTGCAGCCTATCTAGGGGTTGTAAGGAAGAAGGAGTGGCCCCACTTCTTCCGCTTCCATGTTGTGATGGGCATGCTCCTTGAGATCGCCCTCCAGGTGATAGGGACAGTCAGCCGATGGATGCCGATTGCTGTCTACTGGGGGAAGATTGGGATGCATTTCTGGACAGCGGTTGCATTTGCATATCTCTTCACGGTGCTTGAGTGCATGAGATGTGCACTTGGGGGCATGTATGCTGACATCCCATTTGTGTGCGACGCCGCCTATATTCAGATTCCATATGATTAA